The Peribacillus simplex genome contains a region encoding:
- a CDS encoding YokU family protein — translation METCPWCEKGKLASVKGTVYWELPDGTRAVEITETPSSHCQSCDAFFQSDETTKEIEDQLFLIDTKQLGKQTTYDALLKMKRLLKRNYFDFGK, via the coding sequence ATGGAGACGTGTCCATGGTGTGAGAAAGGGAAGCTTGCATCAGTAAAGGGGACCGTGTATTGGGAACTGCCGGATGGTACGAGGGCGGTAGAAATTACGGAAACTCCTTCATCTCATTGTCAGAGTTGCGATGCTTTTTTTCAAAGTGATGAAACGACTAAAGAGATTGAAGACCAGCTGTTTTTAATTGATACTAAACAGTTAGGGAAACAGACGACTTATGACGCGTTATTGAAGATGAAGCGGTTGTTAAAGCGGAATTATTTTGATTTTGGGAAATAA